The Edaphobacter sp. 12200R-103 genome contains a region encoding:
- a CDS encoding NAD(P)-dependent alcohol dehydrogenase, whose product MSEIHGLAVHAAGAQLLPYKFDPGEIKPYEVEIRISHCGVCRSDLHLINNDWGISKYPLVPGHEIVGTVSGVGEHVRSLTVGQRVGVGWQADSCGMCEWCRKGEEQLCAQAQSTCVGHNGGFAEKVRVNSRFAIPLPEALESATAAPLLCAGITVYSPLRNYGVRPSSRVGIIGIGGLGHLGIQFARVFGAEVTAFSTSKDKESEALELGAHHFVNTRDTGALKKVAGSFDLLISTINADQDWSAYVNSLRPNGVLCLVGAPTSALQLQAPALIGSQRAVCGSSTGSPKDLMEMLDVAGRHGVKATAEVLPMSKAAEAVSRVKKNQARYRIVLAN is encoded by the coding sequence ATGAGCGAGATTCATGGCCTGGCTGTCCACGCGGCCGGTGCACAGTTGCTCCCTTACAAGTTTGACCCAGGAGAGATCAAGCCATACGAGGTGGAGATCCGGATCTCACACTGCGGAGTGTGCCGCAGCGATCTTCATCTGATCAATAACGACTGGGGAATCAGCAAGTACCCGTTGGTCCCGGGACATGAGATTGTAGGAACCGTGAGCGGTGTGGGGGAACACGTCCGCAGCCTTACCGTAGGACAGCGCGTTGGGGTAGGGTGGCAGGCCGACAGTTGCGGTATGTGCGAGTGGTGCAGGAAGGGCGAGGAGCAGCTTTGTGCGCAAGCGCAGTCGACATGCGTGGGACATAACGGCGGCTTTGCGGAGAAAGTGCGGGTGAACTCGCGATTTGCCATTCCTCTGCCCGAAGCACTGGAGAGCGCCACCGCGGCTCCGCTGCTTTGCGCTGGGATTACCGTCTATTCCCCCCTGCGCAACTATGGTGTGCGCCCATCCTCTCGGGTGGGGATCATTGGAATCGGAGGATTGGGACACCTTGGCATCCAGTTCGCGCGCGTCTTTGGTGCGGAGGTGACGGCGTTTTCCACCTCAAAAGATAAAGAGAGCGAAGCGCTGGAACTGGGAGCGCACCACTTTGTGAATACGCGCGATACAGGCGCTCTGAAGAAGGTGGCGGGCTCGTTCGATCTGTTGATTTCGACGATCAATGCGGACCAGGACTGGTCCGCCTATGTGAACTCCCTGCGCCCCAACGGCGTGCTGTGCCTGGTGGGAGCGCCCACATCGGCGCTGCAGCTGCAGGCACCGGCGCTGATCGGGAGCCAGCGAGCCGTCTGCGGGTCTTCTACGGGAAGCCCGAAGGATCTGATGGAGATGCTGGACGTAGCCGGCAGACACGGGGTGAAGGCAACTGCGGAGGTTCTGCCGATGTCCAAGGCTGCCGAGGCAGTGTCGCGCGTGAAGAAAAACCAGGCACGATACAGGATTGTGTTGGCAAACTAA
- a CDS encoding SpoIVB peptidase S55 domain-containing protein — translation MRDQRKTRDRMVRLLVAGWMGTCALAAAAQTSATATAHAASASVTSAALPPTAEAAMGGAAEPKIFPLSQLKRGMKGVAYTVFEGVNPEPMQVEILGVLKDSLGPGRDMILARLYGSKPEFTGVVAGMSGSPVYIDGKLVGALSYRIGQFSKEPIAGITPIEQMLEVRDDSAQPATAQRIQSSGPAEMSVPAANGGLGVEMQAMETPLVFSGFSPETVARFGDRFRAMGMTPVAGLGGADAAAVQPEPLVPGSAVSAVLVRGDLSVAGTCTVTYVDPKRLLACGHPITQYGPVDMPMTKAAVVATLPSPLNAFKIVNTTETVGAFTEDRASAIMGQFGTKARMIPVSVEVVSPATAVTGMAKDKTYRFEVLDNRQLTPSAMLVSVYQSLQGTNLAAAEMSYRMTGEIGVQGLPEVKMSGIVAQNELNPAAINAALFVNDRFSRVYGNPQDQPIVTGMKLKVEGIPERRTATVESARLSVLEANPGDIIDAEVMLRPYQAESKLVRLKVKIPDDMTPGQVRVLVSDGATVDRLLSPSGAAKKAEGLADAVDQMNHLHPNDRIYVTLLSREAQAVLEGQAMPGVPLSMANVLAPLKDAQRMNLNGESVIEAASTEAGYAISGSQVLHLTIR, via the coding sequence GTGAGAGACCAAAGAAAGACGCGAGATCGAATGGTACGCCTGCTGGTGGCAGGGTGGATGGGAACGTGTGCCCTGGCAGCGGCAGCGCAGACGTCTGCTACAGCGACAGCCCACGCAGCATCTGCCAGTGTGACGTCCGCTGCTCTTCCCCCAACCGCGGAGGCGGCGATGGGAGGTGCAGCCGAGCCGAAGATCTTTCCGCTTTCCCAGCTCAAGCGCGGGATGAAGGGCGTCGCCTATACCGTTTTTGAAGGCGTGAATCCGGAGCCGATGCAGGTAGAGATCCTGGGCGTCCTGAAGGACTCGTTGGGGCCTGGACGAGACATGATCCTGGCGCGACTTTACGGAAGCAAGCCGGAGTTTACGGGCGTAGTCGCCGGGATGAGCGGCAGCCCTGTGTATATCGACGGGAAACTGGTGGGTGCGCTGAGTTATCGCATCGGGCAGTTCAGCAAGGAGCCGATTGCGGGCATCACTCCCATCGAGCAGATGCTGGAGGTGCGGGACGATTCGGCACAGCCTGCAACGGCACAGAGAATACAAAGCAGCGGACCGGCAGAGATGAGCGTCCCGGCGGCAAACGGAGGCCTGGGCGTCGAGATGCAGGCGATGGAGACTCCGCTTGTGTTCAGCGGCTTCAGCCCGGAGACCGTGGCCCGGTTCGGCGATCGGTTCCGCGCCATGGGGATGACGCCCGTGGCGGGACTGGGAGGAGCGGATGCAGCGGCGGTGCAGCCTGAGCCGCTGGTGCCGGGTTCGGCCGTGAGTGCCGTCCTGGTGCGGGGCGATCTCTCCGTTGCCGGGACGTGCACGGTGACCTACGTGGATCCGAAGCGTCTTCTGGCTTGCGGTCATCCCATCACGCAGTATGGTCCAGTGGACATGCCAATGACGAAGGCTGCCGTGGTGGCAACGCTGCCTTCGCCGCTGAACGCCTTCAAGATCGTCAACACGACGGAGACGGTGGGCGCGTTTACGGAAGACCGCGCCTCCGCGATTATGGGCCAGTTCGGGACCAAGGCGCGCATGATTCCGGTATCAGTGGAGGTGGTCTCCCCGGCTACGGCAGTGACGGGTATGGCGAAGGACAAGACGTATCGCTTCGAGGTTCTGGACAATCGCCAGCTGACGCCGTCGGCGATGCTGGTTTCGGTGTATCAGAGCCTGCAAGGCACAAACCTGGCCGCGGCCGAGATGAGCTACCGAATGACAGGCGAGATCGGTGTGCAGGGACTGCCTGAGGTAAAGATGTCGGGCATCGTGGCGCAAAACGAACTGAATCCTGCAGCGATCAACGCTGCTCTATTTGTGAACGACCGGTTCAGCCGTGTCTATGGCAACCCGCAGGACCAACCGATAGTGACCGGAATGAAGCTCAAGGTAGAGGGGATCCCTGAACGCAGAACGGCGACCGTGGAGTCCGCCCGTTTAAGCGTGCTGGAGGCGAACCCTGGCGACATCATCGATGCGGAAGTAATGCTGCGTCCTTATCAGGCAGAGTCGAAGCTGGTGCGCCTGAAGGTAAAGATTCCCGACGATATGACACCGGGGCAAGTAAGGGTTCTGGTGAGCGATGGAGCCACTGTGGACCGCCTGCTGAGTCCGAGCGGGGCTGCGAAAAAAGCTGAGGGACTGGCGGATGCAGTCGATCAGATGAATCATCTGCATCCCAACGATCGCATCTATGTGACATTGTTGAGCCGGGAGGCTCAGGCGGTGCTGGAAGGACAGGCCATGCCGGGGGTTCCCCTCTCGATGGCAAATGTTCTGGCTCCGCTCAAGGATGCGCAGCGGATGAACTTGAATGGTGAGAGCGTGATTGAGGCGGCTTCCACCGAGGCCGGATATGCGATTAGCGGATCGCAGGTGCTGCATCTCACGATCCGCTGA